The following proteins come from a genomic window of Streptococcus pneumoniae:
- a CDS encoding PRD domain-containing protein, translated as MYRILNPMNHNVSLVRNDKGEEVIIIGKGIAFGKRKGDLIAENQVEKIFRMKTEESRENFMALLKDVPLDFITVTYEIIDKLSKKYHYPIQEYLYVTLTDHIYCSYQALTQGRYKDSNLPDISAKYPVAFQIANEAFEIYRQKLADHFPEDEIIRIAYHFINAEGENEVELVESIDKRKEILRNVEEVLTDYAIQRTKKNNHFYDRFMIHLNYFLDYLDRSRDDNQSLLDMEDHIKQSYPKAFEIGSKIYDVITQHTGLDLYKSERVYLVLHIQRLLS; from the coding sequence ATGTATCGAATTCTAAATCCAATGAATCACAATGTCTCGCTTGTCAGAAATGATAAGGGAGAAGAGGTGATTATAATTGGTAAGGGGATTGCATTCGGAAAAAGGAAGGGGGATTTGATTGCTGAAAATCAGGTTGAGAAAATCTTTCGGATGAAGACCGAAGAGTCCAGAGAAAACTTTATGGCTCTTCTCAAAGATGTTCCGCTTGATTTTATCACAGTGACCTATGAAATCATTGATAAGCTATCAAAGAAATATCATTATCCGATTCAAGAGTATCTCTATGTAACCTTGACAGATCATATTTACTGTTCTTATCAAGCTCTAACTCAAGGAAGGTACAAGGATAGTAATCTGCCAGATATTTCCGCTAAGTATCCTGTCGCTTTTCAAATCGCAAATGAAGCTTTTGAAATTTACCGTCAGAAGCTAGCAGATCATTTTCCTGAGGACGAAATTATTCGGATTGCTTATCATTTCATTAATGCTGAAGGTGAAAATGAAGTGGAACTTGTGGAGTCGATTGATAAGAGGAAAGAAATTCTCAGGAATGTTGAAGAAGTTTTAACGGACTATGCAATTCAACGAACTAAAAAGAATAACCATTTCTATGATCGCTTTATGATCCATTTGAATTATTTCTTGGATTATTTAGACAGATCTAGAGATGATAACCAATCACTTCTGGATATGGAAGATCATATTAAACAATCCTATCCAAAAGCCTTCGAGATTGGTTCCAAGATCTATGATGTGATTACGCAACATACGGGTCTTGATTTGTATAAAAGTGAACGAGTTTATCTAGTTCTACATATCCAACGTTTATTGTCATAA
- the ptsP gene encoding phosphoenolpyruvate--protein phosphotransferase, whose amino-acid sequence MTEMLKGIAASDGVAVAKAYLLVQPDLSFETITVEDTNAEEARLDAALQASQDELSVIREKAVGTLGEEAAQVFDAHLMVLADPEMISQIKETIRAKKVNAEAGLKEVTDMFITIFEGMEDNPYMQERAADIRDVTKRVLANLLGKKLPNPASINEEVIVIAHDLTPSDTAQLDKNFVKAFVTNIGGRTSHSAIMARTLEIAAVLGTNNITEIVKDGDILAVNGITGEVIINPTDEQAAEFKAAGEAYAKQKAEWALLKDAQTVTADGKHFELAANIGTPKDVEGVNNNGAEAVGLYRTEFLYMDSQDFPTEDEQYEAYKAVLEGMNGKPVVVRTMDIGGDKELPYFDMPHEMNPFLGFRALRISISETGDAMFRTQIRALLRASVHGQLRIMFPMVALLKEFRAAKAVFDEEKANLLAEGVAVADNIQVGIMIEIPAAAMLADQFAKEVDFFSIGTNDLIQYTMAADRMNEQVSYLYQPYNPSILRLINNVIKAAHAEGKWAGMCGEMAGDQQAVPLLVGMGLDEFSMSATSVLRTRSLMKKLDTAKMEEYANRALTECSTMEEVLELQKEYVNFD is encoded by the coding sequence ATGACAGAAATGCTTAAAGGAATCGCAGCATCTGACGGTGTTGCAGTTGCAAAAGCATATCTACTCGTTCAGCCGGATTTGTCATTTGAGACTATTACAGTCGAAGATACAAACGCAGAAGAAGCTCGCCTTGATGCCGCTCTACAGGCATCACAAGACGAGCTTTCTGTTATTCGCGAGAAAGCAGTAGGTACGCTCGGTGAAGAAGCAGCTCAAGTTTTTGATGCTCACTTAATGGTTCTTGCTGACCCAGAAATGATCAGCCAAATCAAGGAAACTATCCGTGCGAAGAAAGTGAATGCAGAAGCAGGTCTGAAAGAAGTTACAGATATGTTTATCACTATCTTTGAAGGCATGGAAGACAACCCATACATGCAAGAACGCGCAGCGGATATCCGCGACGTGACAAAACGTGTATTGGCAAACCTTCTTGGTAAAAAATTGCCAAACCCAGCTTCTATCAATGAAGAAGTGATTGTGATTGCGCATGACTTGACTCCTTCAGATACAGCTCAATTGGACAAAAACTTTGTAAAAGCTTTTGTAACCAACATTGGTGGACGTACAAGCCACTCAGCTATCATGGCACGTACACTTGAAATTGCTGCTGTATTAGGTACAAACAACATCACTGAAATCGTTAAAGACGGTGACATCCTTGCTGTTAACGGGATCACTGGAGAAGTGATTATCAACCCAACAGATGAACAAGCGGCAGAATTTAAAGCAGCTGGTGAAGCCTATGCGAAACAAAAAGCTGAATGGGCACTTTTGAAAGATGCTCAAACAGTGACTGCTGACGGTAAACACTTCGAGTTGGCTGCCAATATTGGTACTCCAAAAGACGTTGAAGGTGTTAACAACAACGGTGCAGAAGCTGTTGGACTTTACCGTACAGAGTTCTTGTACATGGATTCTCAAGACTTCCCAACTGAAGATGAGCAGTATGAAGCATACAAGGCTGTTCTTGAAGGAATGAACGGTAAACCTGTTGTCGTTCGTACAATGGATATCGGTGGAGATAAGGAACTTCCTTACTTCGATATGCCTCACGAAATGAACCCATTCCTTGGATTCCGTGCTCTTCGTATCTCTATCTCTGAGACTGGAGATGCTATGTTCCGCACACAAATCCGTGCTCTTCTTCGTGCGTCTGTTCACGGTCAATTGCGTATCATGTTCCCAATGGTTGCGCTCTTGAAAGAATTCCGTGCAGCGAAAGCAGTCTTTGATGAAGAAAAAGCAAACCTTCTTGCTGAAGGTGTTGCAGTTGCGGATAACATTCAAGTTGGTATCATGATCGAGATTCCTGCAGCGGCTATGCTTGCAGACCAATTTGCTAAAGAAGTTGACTTCTTCTCAATTGGTACAAATGACTTGATCCAATATACAATGGCAGCAGACCGTATGAACGAACAAGTTTCATACCTTTACCAACCATACAACCCATCAATCCTACGCTTGATTAACAATGTGATCAAAGCAGCTCACGCTGAAGGTAAATGGGCTGGTATGTGTGGTGAGATGGCTGGTGACCAACAAGCTGTTCCACTTCTTGTCGGAATGGGCTTGGATGAGTTCTCTATGTCAGCAACATCTGTACTTCGTACACGCAGCTTGATGAAGAAACTCGACACAGCTAAGATGGAAGAGTACGCAAACCGTGCCCTTACAGAATGCTCAACAATGGAAGAAGTTCTTGAACTTCAAAAAGAATACGTTAATTTTGATTAA
- the nrdH gene encoding glutaredoxin-like protein NrdH: protein MVTVYSKNNCVQCKMTKRFLDSNNVSYREINLDEQPEYVDQVKELGFSAAPVIQTPTEVFSGFQPGKLKQLA, encoded by the coding sequence ATGGTAACCGTTTATTCTAAAAACAATTGTGTCCAATGTAAAATGACCAAGCGTTTCTTGGACAGTAATAATGTCTCTTATCGTGAAATCAATCTTGATGAGCAACCTGAGTACGTCGATCAAGTTAAAGAGCTCGGTTTTAGCGCAGCTCCTGTTATCCAAACACCAACTGAAGTCTTTTCAGGTTTCCAACCAGGAAAACTGAAACAATTAGCATAA
- the nrdE gene encoding class 1b ribonucleoside-diphosphate reductase subunit alpha: MGLKHLEDVTYFRLNNEINRPVNGQIMLHKDKEALDAFFKENVVPNTMVFDSIKDKINYLIEHNYIETAFIKKYRPEFLEELAQFIKDQNFQFKSFMAAYKFYNQYALKTNDGEYYLENMEDRVFFNALYFADGNEAVAIDIANEIIHQRYQPATPSFLNAGRARRGELVSCFLIQVTDDMNSIGRSINSALQLSRIGGGVGITLSNLREAGAPIKGYEGAASGVVPVMKLFEDSFSYSNQLGQRQGAGVVYLNVFHPDIIAFLSTKKENADEKVRVKTLSLGVVVPDKFYELARKNEEMYLFSPYSVEKEYGVPFNYIDITEKYDELVANPNIRKTKIKARDLETEISKLQQESGYPYVVNIDTANRANPVDGKIIMSNLCSEILQVQEPSLINDAQEFLQMGTDVSCNLGSTNVVNMMTSPDFGRSIRAMVRALTFVTDSSHIVAVPTIDHGNSQAHTFGLGAMGLHSYLAQQLIEYGSPESVEFTSIYFMLMNYWTLVESNNIARERGITFHNFEKSDYANGSYFDKYVTGEFVPTSDRVKELFKNVFIPGVADWAELRDKVQEDGLYHQNRLAVAPNGSISYINDVSASIHPITQRIEERQEKKIGKIYYPAAGLSTETIPYYTSAYDMDMRKVIDVYAAATEHVDQGLSLTLFMRSDIPKGLYEWKRENKQTTRDLSILRNYAFNKGIKSIYYVRTFTDDGGEVGANQCESCVI; this comes from the coding sequence ATGGGATTAAAACATCTTGAAGACGTGACTTACTTCCGTCTTAATAACGAAATTAACCGTCCTGTTAATGGACAAATCATGCTTCATAAAGATAAGGAAGCCTTGGATGCTTTCTTTAAAGAAAATGTAGTTCCAAACACTATGGTTTTTGATTCAATCAAAGACAAAATCAATTACCTCATTGAACACAACTACATCGAAACAGCCTTTATCAAGAAATACCGTCCAGAGTTCTTGGAAGAATTGGCTCAATTTATCAAAGACCAAAACTTCCAATTCAAGTCATTCATGGCAGCTTATAAATTTTACAATCAATATGCCTTAAAGACTAATGACGGTGAATACTATCTTGAAAATATGGAAGACCGTGTCTTCTTCAACGCCCTTTATTTCGCTGATGGGAATGAAGCTGTTGCAATCGATATTGCCAATGAAATCATCCACCAACGCTACCAACCTGCTACTCCTTCCTTCTTGAATGCTGGACGTGCTCGTCGTGGGGAGTTGGTATCTTGTTTCCTAATCCAAGTGACGGATGATATGAACTCTATCGGACGTTCTATCAACTCAGCTCTTCAACTTTCACGTATTGGTGGTGGTGTGGGAATTACCCTCAGCAACCTTCGTGAAGCTGGTGCACCTATCAAAGGCTATGAAGGAGCTGCTTCAGGTGTCGTTCCTGTTATGAAGCTTTTTGAAGACAGCTTCTCTTACTCCAACCAATTGGGGCAACGTCAAGGTGCTGGTGTTGTCTACCTCAACGTCTTTCACCCAGATATCATCGCTTTCCTTTCAACTAAGAAAGAAAACGCTGATGAAAAAGTACGTGTCAAGACTCTATCACTTGGTGTTGTAGTACCTGATAAATTCTACGAATTGGCTCGTAAAAATGAAGAAATGTACCTCTTCAGCCCTTACTCTGTAGAAAAAGAATACGGTGTGCCATTCAATTACATCGACATTACTGAAAAATACGATGAATTGGTCGCAAATCCAAATATTCGCAAGACAAAAATCAAGGCGCGGGATTTGGAAACTGAAATCTCTAAATTGCAACAAGAGTCTGGCTATCCTTATGTAGTCAACATCGATACGGCTAACCGTGCAAATCCTGTTGATGGAAAGATTATCATGAGTAACTTGTGTTCTGAGATTCTTCAAGTTCAAGAACCAAGCTTGATCAACGATGCTCAAGAATTCCTTCAAATGGGAACAGATGTTTCATGTAATCTGGGTTCAACCAACGTGGTTAACATGATGACTTCACCTGATTTTGGTCGTTCTATCCGTGCTATGGTTCGTGCCCTTACTTTCGTTACAGATAGTTCACATATCGTAGCTGTACCAACGATTGACCATGGAAATAGCCAAGCCCACACCTTTGGTCTCGGTGCCATGGGACTGCACAGCTACCTTGCCCAACAACTCATTGAATATGGTTCACCTGAGTCTGTTGAATTTACAAGCATCTACTTTATGCTTATGAACTACTGGACCTTGGTAGAGTCAAACAATATTGCGCGTGAACGTGGTATTACCTTCCACAACTTTGAAAAATCAGACTATGCTAACGGAAGTTACTTTGACAAGTATGTAACTGGTGAATTTGTTCCAACATCAGACCGTGTTAAAGAACTCTTCAAAAATGTTTTTATCCCTGGTGTTGCTGATTGGGCTGAACTTCGCGACAAGGTTCAAGAAGATGGTCTTTACCACCAAAATCGCCTTGCTGTAGCGCCAAATGGTTCTATCAGCTATATCAACGACGTTTCTGCTTCTATCCACCCGATTACGCAACGTATCGAAGAACGCCAAGAGAAGAAAATTGGTAAAATCTACTACCCTGCTGCTGGCTTGTCTACAGAAACCATTCCTTACTACACTTCTGCCTACGATATGGATATGCGTAAAGTCATCGATGTTTACGCTGCTGCGACTGAACACGTGGATCAAGGACTTTCACTCACCCTCTTCATGCGCAGTGACATTCCAAAAGGCCTTTACGAATGGAAGAGGGAAAATAAACAAACGACACGTGATTTGTCCATCCTTCGTAACTATGCCTTTAACAAGGGAATCAAGTCTATCTACTACGTCCGTACCTTTACAGATGACGGTGGAGAAGTCGGCGCCAACCAATGTGAAAGCTGTGTGATTTAG
- a CDS encoding PTS lactose/cellobiose transporter subunit IIA, whose amino-acid sequence MNREEVTLLGFEIVAYAGDARSKLLEALKAAEAGDFEKADALVEEAGSCIAEAHHAQTSLLTKEASGEDLAYSVTMMHGQDHLMTTILLKDLMHHLIELYKRGVK is encoded by the coding sequence ATGAATAGAGAAGAAGTAACATTGTTAGGTTTTGAAATCGTAGCCTATGCTGGCGATGCTCGTTCAAAACTATTGGAAGCCTTGAAGGCTGCTGAAGCTGGTGATTTTGAAAAAGCGGACGCTCTGGTAGAGGAAGCTGGTAGCTGTATTGCAGAGGCTCACCACGCGCAAACAAGTCTATTGACTAAGGAAGCTTCTGGTGAGGACTTAGCGTATAGTGTGACCATGATGCATGGTCAAGATCACTTGATGACAACTATCTTGTTAAAAGACCTAATGCACCATTTAATTGAACTTTACAAGAGAGGAGTTAAATAA
- a CDS encoding phosphocarrier protein HPr: MASKDFHVVAETGIHARPATLLVQTASKFASDITLEYKGKSVNLKSIMGVMSLGVGQGADVTISAEGADADDAIAAISETMEKEGLA, translated from the coding sequence ATGGCTTCTAAAGATTTCCACGTAGTGGCAGAAACAGGTATTCACGCACGTCCAGCAACATTGTTGGTACAAACTGCTAGCAAATTTGCTTCAGATATCACTCTTGAGTACAAAGGTAAATCAGTTAACCTTAAATCAATTATGGGTGTTATGAGTCTTGGTGTTGGTCAAGGTGCTGACGTAACTATCTCAGCTGAAGGTGCAGATGCAGATGACGCTATCGCTGCAATCTCAGAAACAATGGAAAAAGAAGGATTGGCATAA
- a CDS encoding lactose-specific PTS transporter subunit EIIC, producing MDKLIIFIEKGKPFFEKLSRNIYLRAIKDGFISSMPAVLFSSIFILIAAVPNIFGFKWSDEQLAFILKPYNYSMGILALLVAGTTAKSLTDSVNTRSMEKTNQINYMSTFLAAVVGLLILAADPIEGGFANGLLGTRGLLTAFLAAFITVNIYKVCIKNNVTIRLPEEVPPNIAQVFKDVIPFALSVLSIYGLDLIVRNIFGTNVAESVGKILAPLFSATDGYIGLAIVFGAYAFFWFVGIHGPSVVEPLIVAISYANIEANVQLVQAGMHADKILNPVTQTFVVTMGGTGATLVVPFMFMWLCKSKRNRIVGRASVVPTFFGVNEPILFGAPIVLNPIFFIPFVTAPIINVWIMKFFVDVLQMNSFSIILPWTTPAPIGIVMGTALAPLSFVLAITLIIIDTLIYYPFVKVYDHQILEEERKGNSSSELKEKVAANFNTAKADAILEKAGVDAAQNTITEETNVLVLCAGGGTSGLLANALNKAAAEYNVPVKAAAGGYGAHREMLPEFDLVILAPQVASNFEDMKAETDKLGIKLAKTEGAQYIKLTRDGKGALAFVQEQFD from the coding sequence ATGGATAAGTTAATAATTTTTATTGAGAAAGGAAAGCCTTTCTTTGAGAAATTATCGAGAAATATATACTTAAGAGCGATAAAAGATGGTTTTATTTCCAGTATGCCAGCAGTATTATTCTCAAGTATTTTTATACTAATAGCTGCTGTGCCCAATATTTTTGGGTTTAAATGGTCTGATGAACAGTTAGCTTTTATTTTGAAACCTTACAACTACTCAATGGGAATTTTAGCTCTCTTAGTAGCTGGGACAACTGCAAAATCGTTAACAGATTCAGTTAATACACGTAGTATGGAGAAAACCAACCAAATCAACTACATGTCAACTTTTTTAGCAGCTGTTGTTGGATTGTTAATACTGGCAGCTGATCCAATTGAAGGTGGATTTGCTAATGGTCTTTTAGGTACTAGAGGATTACTTACTGCATTTTTGGCAGCTTTTATTACAGTAAATATCTATAAAGTATGTATTAAAAATAATGTAACCATTAGACTTCCTGAAGAGGTTCCACCAAATATTGCACAAGTTTTTAAAGATGTTATTCCGTTTGCCTTATCTGTTCTTTCAATATATGGATTGGATTTAATTGTTAGAAATATTTTTGGTACAAATGTAGCAGAATCTGTTGGTAAAATATTAGCCCCTCTATTTTCAGCTACTGATGGTTATATCGGTTTAGCTATTGTATTTGGTGCTTATGCTTTCTTTTGGTTTGTTGGAATTCATGGGCCATCTGTTGTAGAACCTTTAATTGTAGCTATCAGTTATGCAAATATAGAAGCTAATGTTCAGCTTGTGCAAGCTGGTATGCACGCAGATAAAATTTTAAATCCAGTTACTCAAACTTTTGTTGTAACAATGGGTGGTACTGGTGCAACACTAGTAGTTCCATTTATGTTTATGTGGTTATGTAAATCAAAAAGAAATAGAATTGTCGGACGTGCGTCTGTAGTTCCTACTTTCTTTGGCGTAAATGAACCAATCCTATTTGGTGCTCCAATTGTTTTAAATCCTATCTTCTTTATTCCGTTTGTTACTGCTCCTATTATCAATGTTTGGATTATGAAATTTTTTGTAGATGTTCTACAAATGAATAGTTTCAGTATTATTTTACCTTGGACAACACCTGCTCCAATTGGTATTGTTATGGGAACGGCGCTGGCTCCATTGTCATTCGTCTTGGCTATAACTTTAATCATTATCGACACTTTAATCTATTATCCATTTGTTAAAGTTTATGACCATCAAATTTTAGAAGAAGAACGGAAAGGAAACTCTTCATCTGAATTGAAAGAAAAAGTTGCTGCAAACTTCAACACTGCAAAAGCGGATGCTATTCTTGAAAAAGCGGGTGTCGATGCAGCACAAAATACCATCACTGAAGAAACAAATGTCCTCGTTCTCTGTGCTGGTGGAGGTACAAGTGGACTCCTTGCAAATGCTTTGAATAAGGCAGCAGCAGAATACAATGTCCCTGTGAAAGCAGCAGCAGGCGGCTATGGTGCTCACCGTGAAATGTTGCCAGAGTTTGATTTGGTTATCCTTGCTCCTCAAGTTGCTTCAAACTTTGAAGATATGAAGGCAGAAACAGATAAGCTCGGTATTAAACTTGCTAAGACAGAAGGCGCTCAATACATCAAATTAACTCGTGATGGAAAAGGTGCCCTAGCATTCGTACAAGAGCAATTCGATTAA
- a CDS encoding DUF3884 family protein, which yields MTSEELKSLGKWYVSTGKEWICHSDDELEEFKNLFLNFINPEEWDTISFDSDFMPFQQS from the coding sequence TTGACGAGTGAAGAATTGAAAAGTCTTGGAAAATGGTATGTCTCGACTGGTAAAGAATGGATTTGTCATTCAGATGATGAGCTGGAAGAATTTAAAAATCTATTTTTAAATTTTATCAATCCTGAAGAATGGGATACTATCTCCTTTGATTCAGATTTTATGCCGTTTCAACAATCGTAA
- a CDS encoding DeoR/GlpR family DNA-binding transcription regulator — MLKQEKLTKILEIVNSKGTITVKQIMDEIAVSDMTARRYLQELADKDLLIRVHGGAEKLRTNSLLTNERSNIEKQALQTAEKQEIAHFAGSLVEERETIFIGPGTTLEFFARELPIDNIRVVTNSLPVFLILSERKLTDLILIGGNYRDITGAFVGTLTLQNLSNLQFSKAFVSCNGIQNGALATFSEEEGEAQRIALNNSNKKYLLADHSKFNKFDFYTFYNVSNLDTIVSDSKLSDSILFKLSKHIKVIKP, encoded by the coding sequence ATGCTCAAACAAGAAAAATTAACCAAAATTTTAGAGATAGTAAATAGTAAAGGAACCATAACAGTTAAACAGATTATGGACGAAATAGCCGTTTCAGATATGACTGCAAGGCGCTATTTACAGGAATTAGCTGATAAAGATTTGCTGATTCGTGTGCATGGTGGAGCTGAAAAACTTCGAACCAACTCCCTTTTGACTAATGAGCGATCAAATATTGAAAAACAAGCCCTCCAAACGGCAGAAAAACAAGAAATAGCCCATTTTGCAGGCAGTCTAGTAGAAGAAAGAGAAACTATTTTCATTGGACCAGGAACAACATTAGAGTTTTTTGCGCGTGAGTTGCCTATTGACAATATCCGCGTCGTAACCAACAGTCTACCTGTTTTTCTGATTTTAAGCGAACGAAAATTAACAGATTTGATTTTAATAGGTGGAAATTATCGCGATATTACAGGTGCTTTTGTTGGTACATTGACCCTACAAAATCTCTCTAATCTCCAATTTTCTAAAGCTTTCGTTAGCTGTAATGGTATTCAAAACGGAGCTCTAGCTACTTTTAGCGAGGAAGAGGGAGAGGCTCAACGCATCGCTTTAAATAATTCTAATAAAAAATATTTACTCGCAGATCATAGCAAGTTCAATAAGTTTGATTTTTATACTTTTTATAATGTATCAAATCTTGATACTATTGTTTCAGATTCTAAACTAAGTGATTCAATCCTTTTTAAGCTATCTAAACACATTAAAGTCATCAAGCCTTAA
- the nrdF gene encoding class 1b ribonucleoside-diphosphate reductase subunit beta has protein sequence METYYKAINWNAIEDVIDKSTWEKLTEQFWLDTRIPLSNDLDDWRKLSNKEKDLVGKVFGGLTLLDTMQSETGVQALRADIRTPHEEAVFNNIQFMESVHAKSYSSIFSTLNTKAEIEEIFEWTNTNPYLQKKAEIVNEIYLNGSPLEKKVASVFLETFLFYSGFFTPLYYLGNNKLANVAEIIKLIIRDESVHGTYIGYKFQLGFNELPEEEQEKLKEWMYDLLYTLYENEEGYTESLYDGVGWTEEVKTFLRYNANKALMNMGQDPLFPDSAEDVNPIVMNGISTGTSNHDFFSQVGNGYLLGEVEAMQDDDYNYGLD, from the coding sequence ATGGAAACTTACTACAAAGCCATTAACTGGAATGCCATCGAAGATGTCATCGACAAATCAACTTGGGAAAAACTGACGGAGCAATTTTGGCTCGATACACGTATTCCCTTATCAAACGACTTGGATGACTGGAGAAAGCTATCTAACAAAGAGAAAGACTTGGTCGGAAAAGTTTTTGGTGGTTTAACCCTTCTTGACACTATGCAATCTGAAACTGGGGTTCAAGCCCTTCGCGCAGACATCCGTACACCACATGAGGAAGCTGTTTTCAATAACATCCAATTTATGGAATCTGTCCACGCTAAATCTTACTCATCAATCTTTTCTACCTTGAATACTAAGGCTGAGATTGAAGAAATTTTCGAATGGACCAATACCAATCCTTACCTACAAAAGAAGGCTGAGATTGTCAACGAAATCTACCTAAACGGCAGCCCACTTGAAAAGAAAGTTGCCAGCGTCTTCCTCGAAACCTTCCTCTTCTACTCTGGTTTCTTCACTCCCCTCTACTATCTCGGTAACAACAAACTAGCCAACGTTGCAGAAATCATTAAATTGATTATTCGTGACGAGTCTGTTCACGGAACCTACATTGGTTACAAATTCCAACTTGGTTTCAATGAATTGCCTGAAGAAGAGCAAGAAAAACTCAAAGAATGGATGTACGACCTACTCTATACTCTTTATGAAAATGAAGAAGGCTACACAGAGAGTCTTTATGACGGTGTTGGTTGGACTGAAGAGGTTAAAACCTTCCTTCGCTACAATGCCAATAAAGCTCTCATGAACATGGGACAAGATCCACTTTTCCCAGATTCAGCTGAAGATGTCAACCCAATCGTTATGAACGGTATTTCAACAGGAACTTCCAACCATGACTTCTTCTCTCAAGTCGGAAATGGTTACCTTCTTGGCGAAGTTGAAGCCATGCAAGACGATGACTATAACTACGGTTTAGACTAA
- the lacG gene encoding 6-phospho-beta-galactosidase: MTKTLPKDFIFGGATAAYQAEGATHTDGKGPVAWDKYLEDNYWYTAEPASDFYNRYPVDLKLAEEYGVNGIRISIAWSRIFPTGYGQVNAKGVEFYHNLFAECHKRHVEPFVTLHHFDTPEALHSNGDFLNRENIEHFVDYAAFCFEEFSEVNYWTTFNEIGPIGDGQYLVGKFPPGIQYDLAKVFQSHHNMMVSHARAVKLYKEKGYKGEIGVVHALPTKYPLDPENPADVRAAELEDIIHNKFILDATYLGRYSSETMEGVNHILSVNGGSLDLREEDFTALEAAKDLNDFLGINYYMSDWMEAFDGETEIIHNGKGEKGSSKYQIKGVGRRVAPDYVPRMDWDWIIYPQGLYDQIIRVKKDYPNYKKIYITENGLGYKDEFVDNTVYDDGRIDYVKQHLEILSDAIADGANVKGYFIWSLMDVFSWSNGYEKRYGLFYVDFETQERYPKKSAHWYKKVAETQIID; encoded by the coding sequence ATGACAAAAACACTTCCAAAAGACTTTATTTTCGGTGGCGCAACAGCTGCTTATCAAGCAGAAGGTGCTACACATACTGATGGAAAAGGACCAGTTGCTTGGGATAAATATCTTGAGGATAACTACTGGTACACTGCCGAACCAGCTAGTGATTTTTACAATCGATATCCAGTTGACCTCAAGCTAGCAGAAGAGTATGGTGTCAATGGTATTCGAATTTCTATTGCTTGGTCACGTATTTTCCCGACTGGTTACGGCCAAGTAAATGCTAAAGGTGTTGAGTTTTATCATAATTTATTTGCAGAGTGTCACAAACGTCATGTTGAGCCTTTTGTAACTCTTCATCACTTTGACACGCCAGAAGCTCTCCACTCAAATGGAGACTTCTTAAACCGTGAAAATATCGAACATTTTGTAGACTACGCTGCCTTCTGTTTTGAAGAATTTTCAGAAGTAAACTATTGGACAACCTTTAATGAAATTGGACCAATCGGTGATGGTCAATATTTGGTTGGGAAATTCCCTCCAGGTATCCAGTACGACCTTGCCAAAGTCTTTCAATCACACCACAATATGATGGTGTCTCATGCACGCGCGGTAAAATTGTACAAAGAGAAAGGCTATAAAGGGGAAATTGGTGTTGTTCACGCCCTGCCTACTAAATATCCTCTAGATCCTGAAAATCCAGCAGATGTTCGTGCAGCTGAGTTGGAAGATATCATCCACAATAAATTCATCTTAGACGCAACTTATCTAGGTCGCTATTCATCTGAAACCATGGAAGGTGTCAACCATATCTTATCAGTCAATGGTGGTAGCTTGGATCTTCGTGAAGAAGATTTCACAGCATTAGAAGCTGCAAAAGACTTGAACGACTTCCTAGGAATCAACTACTATATGAGTGACTGGATGGAAGCCTTTGATGGAGAAACTGAAATTATCCATAATGGTAAAGGTGAAAAAGGAAGCTCTAAGTATCAAATCAAAGGTGTTGGTCGTCGTGTAGCTCCTGACTATGTACCACGCATGGATTGGGATTGGATTATCTACCCTCAAGGTTTGTATGACCAAATCATACGTGTGAAGAAAGATTATCCTAACTACAAGAAGATTTACATCACTGAAAATGGTCTCGGCTATAAAGATGAGTTCGTTGATAACACTGTTTACGATGATGGTCGTATTGATTACGTGAAACAACACTTGGAGATCTTGTCTGATGCGATTGCAGATGGAGCTAATGTAAAAGGTTACTTCATTTGGTCATTAATGGATGTCTTCTCATGGTCAAACGGTTATGAAAAACGTTACGGTCTCTTCTACGTAGATTTTGAAACTCAAGAACGTTATCCTAAGAAATCAGCTCACTGGTATAAGAAAGTAGCGGAAACTCAGATTATAGACTAG